A single window of Ignavibacteriota bacterium DNA harbors:
- a CDS encoding GlsB/YeaQ/YmgE family stress response membrane protein, translating to MGILSWIVFGLIAGAVAKFIMPGKDPGGMIITILIGIAGAFIGGFIGSFLGMGDVSGFDFRSFAIAVVGSIILLFIYRKFKSN from the coding sequence ATGGGAATATTATCATGGATAGTTTTCGGCTTAATTGCCGGTGCGGTCGCTAAATTTATAATGCCTGGTAAAGATCCGGGCGGAATGATTATTACTATTTTGATTGGAATTGCCGGAGCATTTATTGGCGGTTTTATTGGTTCATTTCTCGGAATGGGAGATGTTTCCGGTTTTGATTTTAGAAGTTTTGCAATTGCGGTTGTTGGTTCTATTATTTTACTTTTTATATATCGAAAATTCAAATCAAATTAA
- a CDS encoding Gfo/Idh/MocA family oxidoreductase, translated as MSSKKFNSFNNSRRDFIKQISIGAGALSLGFTSPIFKNKYFAENNNGKMGIALVGLGNYSQNHLAPALQETKECYLAGIVTGTPSKIEESSRKYNIRKENIYNYENFDNIINNDEIKIVYVVLPNSMHAEFTIRAAKAGKHVICEKPMAMNVNECQSMIDACKKNNVGLSIGYRMQFEQHTIEIIRMAREKEFGNLVTINAGAGFYMGNANAWRAKKALGGGAMEDIGIYALQAARYVTGEEPVSITAQSYNSRPNEFTEIDETVTFQLLFPSGVIANCMGSFGLGISNLYVQAQKGWFGLNPFSSYNGIKGISSKGPIQYQEKNQQAVQMDEMAVSFRDKKPLRVTGEEGLKDVRIINAALESIRTNSKIVF; from the coding sequence ATGAGCTCAAAAAAATTTAATTCATTTAATAATTCAAGAAGGGATTTTATTAAGCAGATTTCAATCGGTGCCGGTGCATTATCTTTGGGATTTACCTCTCCAATTTTTAAGAATAAATATTTTGCAGAAAATAATAATGGTAAAATGGGTATTGCCCTTGTGGGACTTGGAAACTACAGCCAAAATCATTTAGCTCCCGCTCTTCAAGAAACTAAAGAATGTTACCTTGCGGGCATAGTCACCGGAACTCCTTCCAAAATTGAGGAATCGTCGAGGAAATATAATATTCGTAAAGAAAATATATATAATTATGAAAATTTTGATAACATAATTAATAATGATGAAATTAAAATTGTTTACGTAGTTCTGCCAAATTCAATGCATGCCGAGTTTACAATTCGTGCCGCAAAAGCAGGAAAACATGTTATCTGCGAAAAACCAATGGCTATGAACGTAAATGAATGTCAATCTATGATAGACGCCTGCAAGAAAAATAATGTTGGTTTATCTATAGGTTACAGAATGCAGTTTGAACAGCATACAATTGAAATTATTCGTATGGCAAGAGAAAAGGAATTTGGAAATTTGGTTACAATAAATGCCGGAGCGGGATTTTATATGGGAAACGCAAATGCGTGGAGAGCTAAAAAAGCTTTGGGCGGCGGCGCGATGGAAGATATTGGTATTTACGCTTTGCAGGCGGCAAGGTATGTTACAGGAGAAGAACCTGTTTCTATTACGGCACAAAGTTATAATTCGAGACCAAATGAATTTACCGAAATAGATGAAACTGTTACCTTTCAACTTTTATTTCCAAGTGGCGTAATCGCAAATTGCATGGGTAGTTTCGGTTTGGGAATTTCCAATCTTTATGTTCAAGCCCAAAAAGGCTGGTTCGGATTAAATCCTTTTTCATCTTATAACGGAATAAAAGGAATAAGTTCAAAGGGACCAATTCAATATCAGGAAAAAAATCAGCAAGCTGTTCAAATGGATGAGATGGCGGTTTCGTTTAGAGATAAGAAACCATTAAGAGTAACTGGAGAAGAAGGTTTAAAAGATGTAAGAATAATAAACGCAGCCTTAGAATCAATTAGAACAAATTCCAAAATTGTATTCTAG
- a CDS encoding family 43 glycosylhydrolase, protein MKKTISFAIIILLQISILAQDKKSIEIKNNFSGNPIIKGWYADPEAEIFNNKFWIFPTYSGEEDKENSILNFTREQIELRKNTINPQYLKQTFLDAFSSEDLLTWEEHPRVLDITNVKWAAYAVWAPSIFFYNNKYYLFFGANDIQNDDQIGGIGVAVSDKPEGPYNDLLGKPLINKFHNGAQPIDQFVFKDEDNTIYMYYGGWKHCNVVKLNNELNEIIPFENGETFKEITPENYVEGSFLFKKNGKYYFMWSEGGWTGPDYSVAYAIGDSPVGPFKRIGKILQQDLNIARGAGHHSCFKLPDTDEWYIVYHRRPLGVENGNHREVCIDRMYFDENGKIIPIKMTFDGVEKRSLTKQK, encoded by the coding sequence ATGAAAAAAACAATCTCTTTCGCAATTATAATTTTATTACAAATTTCTATTTTAGCTCAAGATAAGAAATCCATTGAAATTAAAAATAATTTTTCTGGCAATCCAATTATCAAAGGCTGGTATGCGGATCCTGAAGCTGAAATCTTTAATAATAAATTTTGGATTTTTCCGACTTACTCCGGGGAAGAAGATAAAGAGAACAGCATATTAAATTTTACGCGTGAACAAATTGAATTACGCAAAAACACAATTAATCCTCAGTATCTTAAACAAACATTTCTTGACGCATTTTCATCCGAAGATCTTTTAACCTGGGAAGAACATCCGCGTGTTTTGGATATTACAAATGTTAAATGGGCGGCTTATGCGGTTTGGGCGCCTTCAATATTTTTTTACAACAATAAATATTATCTTTTCTTTGGCGCTAATGACATTCAAAATGATGATCAAATTGGCGGGATAGGTGTGGCAGTAAGTGATAAGCCTGAAGGACCGTATAACGACTTATTGGGAAAGCCTTTAATTAATAAATTTCATAATGGCGCTCAACCTATCGATCAGTTTGTATTTAAAGACGAAGACAATACTATTTATATGTATTACGGCGGATGGAAACATTGCAATGTTGTTAAACTCAACAATGAATTAAATGAAATAATTCCCTTTGAAAATGGTGAAACATTTAAAGAAATTACTCCGGAAAACTATGTGGAAGGTTCATTTCTTTTTAAGAAAAATGGGAAATATTATTTTATGTGGTCTGAAGGCGGATGGACAGGTCCCGATTACAGCGTTGCCTATGCAATTGGGGATTCACCCGTCGGTCCCTTTAAAAGAATTGGAAAAATTCTGCAGCAGGATTTAAATATTGCAAGAGGAGCCGGACATCATTCATGTTTTAAATTGCCCGATACAGATGAATGGTATATTGTTTATCATAGAAGACCTTTAGGAGTAGAAAACGGAAACCATAGAGAAGTTTGTATTGATAGAATGTATTTCGATGAAAACGGGAAGATCATTCCAATCAAAATGACATTTGACGGTGTTGAAAAAAGATCATTAACTAAACAAAAATAA